From the Williamwhitmania taraxaci genome, one window contains:
- a CDS encoding IS30 family transposase — LSPLAHQMHTITADNGKEFAAHQVIAEKLQINFYFARPYHSWERGANENANRLVRQYFPKKTDFKTITQEQVQWVEDILNSRPRKRLGFISPLLTYNQLTQVAFVS, encoded by the coding sequence CGCTATCCCCGTTGGCACACCAAATGCACACTATTACCGCTGATAATGGAAAGGAGTTTGCAGCACATCAGGTTATTGCCGAAAAGTTGCAAATAAATTTTTACTTTGCACGGCCATACCACAGCTGGGAGCGCGGCGCTAACGAGAATGCAAACCGCTTGGTAAGGCAGTATTTCCCGAAGAAAACGGACTTTAAAACGATAACACAAGAGCAGGTTCAGTGGGTCGAAGATATTCTTAACAGTCGGCCTAGAAAAAGGCTAGGGTTTATCTCTCCCCTCTTAACATATAATCAGTTAACCCAAGTTGCATTTGTGAGTTGA
- a CDS encoding DUF305 domain-containing protein — translation MIIAVISISVFVLSLILLRTQTPIGDKQYMKAMIPHHSSAILTSKHADIKDPEVKELSEKIIESQEEEIAQMKAILDRMDKK, via the coding sequence ATGATAATTGCGGTAATTAGCATATCGGTTTTTGTTTTATCATTAATCCTACTTAGGACACAAACTCCAATTGGGGATAAACAATATATGAAAGCGATGATACCTCATCATTCGTCAGCAATTTTGACAAGCAAACACGCAGACATTAAGGACCCGGAAGTAAAAGAGTTATCTGAAAAGATTATTGAATCACAAGAAGAAGAGATTGCTCAAATGAAAGCAATATTAGACCGAATGGACAAAAAATAA
- a CDS encoding DUF5661 family protein — protein sequence MTKFNLKDAEEIGDDLGIDWDKLTPTEFAMGLNVELEHGKISPETDVTDDDNMMTGKIAWAHLNEFPDY from the coding sequence ATGACAAAATTCAATTTGAAGGATGCAGAAGAAATCGGTGATGATCTTGGAATCGATTGGGATAAATTAACGCCCACGGAATTTGCAATGGGTTTAAATGTTGAATTGGAGCATGGTAAAATTTCGCCAGAAACCGATGTTACAGATGACGACAATATGATGACTGGAAAAATAGCATGGGCACATCTAAATGAGTTTCCCGATTATTAG